The window GCGAAACATGAAACGCGCCAGCGCGGCGCGACAGGCGTTCTCATTGGCATCCGGATTGATGCACCGAAAATTATCCAGGATCGAGGCTGACGCATCGAGCAGGCTGACCGTCTGATCGAACATCGCAAAGCGGGTCATCACCTCGACGCTGCCACGCGCGGCCGCCAGCTCGCCGCTGACGAGCTTGAGCAGCGTCGTCTTGCCGGCGCCGTTGGGGCCTGTGATCGCGACGCGCTCCGGCCCCGACATGGAGAAGGTGAGATCACGCAGGATCGGCGCGCCCGCCGTGTAGCCGGCATCGGCGGCTTCGATCCGCAGCACCATCCGGCTCGCCGGCAGCTGCGTCGACGGCAGTTGCACCGAGAACGGTTGCAGCACCTCGATGCGCTGGCGCGCCGCGGCGGCCAATTCGAGCGCCTGTGTCCGCCGCCGCTCGGCGAGGCGGGCGTTCTCGCCGCCGGTGTCCTCGCTGCGATCCTTGCGCAGCCCGGCGGCGATGCGCGGCAGATCGCGCTTGGCGCGCTTCTTCGCGCCGGCGCCGTCCTTGCGCGCCTGCCGTTCGGACGTTTCCCGTGCCTTGCGGTCGATCTCGGCGACTCGCTTCTCGGCATCGGCCAGATCGTGGCGTGCTGCCGACAGCTCGACGGCCTTGCGGGCACGGTACTCGCTCCAATTGCCGCCGTAGCGTCGGGCTTCCAGCGAGGTCAGTTCGACGATCGCATCCATGGTCTCGAGCAGCTCGCGGTCGTGGCTGACGATGATGGCGCCATGCCGCCAGTCGGCGAGCAGGTCGATGACCACCTGGCGTCCCGCGCGGTCGAGATTGTTGGTGGGTTCATCCAGCAGCAGAAAGTCAGGTCGCGCGAAGGTCAGTGCGGCGAGGCGCGCCCTGGTGGCCTGTCCGCCGGACAGCATCGCCAGCGGCGCGTCCAGCACGTCGTTCAGTCCAACGCGCGCCAGCGCCGACGCGATGCGCGTGTCGAGCGTCCAGTCGATATCCGCAAGCTCTGCAGTGCTGGCAACGCCCTGTTCGGCGCGGCGCAACGCGGCCAGCGCGCGCCGCGCGTCGAACAGATCGATCACGCATTCGTCCGGCTGCACCTGAACCGTCTGATGCAGCATCCCGACGCGGCCCTGAACCGAGATCGTGCCGGATTGCGGCGCGCGGTAGCCTGCGATCAGGCCGAGCAGGGTCGTCTTGCCGGACCCGTTGCGGCCGACAAGGCCGGTCCGTTCGGGTCCGAAGTTCAGATCGATGTTGGAAAGGAGAACCCGGCCGTCAGGCGCGGACAGGGTCAGATGGGAGAGCGTGATGGATGCTGGCATGGATATCCCCGTGGGCAAGGCTGGTGGGCGTTGCGATCAGGGTGAAATCCATGGCTGTCGGCATCCTCTCGAATTGATGATTGAACAGATGTAATCGTCTATTGAGCCGTGATCAAGGCACGACGCTCTTCGTCACGCGGCGTCGGCGAAGATCCAGCGGTCCGGATCAGGGGTGCGGCCGATCAGCGCGAGGCCATAGGCGATCGATTCGAATTGATCCGCCGAGGTCAGCCGCGCTTCGCCGAAACGCTCGGCGAACAGGCGCTGCACCGCCGGCACGAACGAGGTGCCGCCGGTCAGGAACACCTTCTCCACGTCGCGCGCGGTGATGCCCGACTTTGCCAGCGCCTCGTCGACGGTTGCGCCCAGCCGCTCGATGTCGTCGGCGATCCAGGATTCGAAATCGTCGCGCGTCACGGTTGCGCCGATATCGATGCCTTCGCGGGCAAAGCGGAACTCGACGCGGTCGCGGCTCGACAGCGCGACCTTGGTGTCGGACACGGCGCGGTACAGCGCAAAGCCGAGATCGTGGTCGACGATGGTGATGAAATCGTGCAGCGGCGCCGGATCGATCGCGGTGCGCGCGAGCTGCTGCAACTCACGCAAGTCGCCATTGCCTCTCATCATCGCGAGCTGATGCCAGCGCGCGAGGCTCGAATAATAGTGATTGGGGATCGGCAGCACCTTGTCGAACGAGCGGTAGTTGGTGCCCTTGCCGAGCCGCGGCGAGACGATGTGGTCGACGATGCGGTAGTCGAAGGTGTCGCCGGCGATGCCGATGCCGGAATGTCCCAGCGGCTCGGCGCGCAGCACGCCGCCCTTGCGCGAGAAGCGCATCACGGAGAAGTCGCTGGTGCCGCCGCCGAAATCGGCGACCAGCACGGTCGCATCGTGATCGAGGCTGCGC of the Bradyrhizobium quebecense genome contains:
- a CDS encoding ABC-F family ATP-binding cassette domain-containing protein, which produces MPASITLSHLTLSAPDGRVLLSNIDLNFGPERTGLVGRNGSGKTTLLGLIAGYRAPQSGTISVQGRVGMLHQTVQVQPDECVIDLFDARRALAALRRAEQGVASTAELADIDWTLDTRIASALARVGLNDVLDAPLAMLSGGQATRARLAALTFARPDFLLLDEPTNNLDRAGRQVVIDLLADWRHGAIIVSHDRELLETMDAIVELTSLEARRYGGNWSEYRARKAVELSAARHDLADAEKRVAEIDRKARETSERQARKDGAGAKKRAKRDLPRIAAGLRKDRSEDTGGENARLAERRRTQALELAAAARQRIEVLQPFSVQLPSTQLPASRMVLRIEAADAGYTAGAPILRDLTFSMSGPERVAITGPNGAGKTTLLKLVSGELAAARGSVEVMTRFAMFDQTVSLLDASASILDNFRCINPDANENACRAALARFMFRADAALQSVASLSGGQLLRAGLACVLGGVSPPPLLILDEPTNHLDIESMEAVEAGLRAYDGALLVVSHDEAFLEAIAITRRFDLS
- a CDS encoding Hsp70 family protein, translating into MTSAPPAVSIGVDFGTSNTVVALSDGDGRVEAIRFDHGGRTHSVYVSALCFWEDRPGAGLHPRAEGGPWAIEQFLEGRTIHRFIQSFKTFAASSAFNTTQIFRQRYKFEDLLAAFLRTLTRHAGEGFDWGAPTIMVGRPVKFAGGNPNDELAMQRYRAAFERLGAGHARYVYEPVGAAFSFARSLDHDATVLVADFGGGTSDFSVMRFSRKGGVLRAEPLGHSGIGIAGDTFDYRIVDHIVSPRLGKGTNYRSFDKVLPIPNHYYSSLARWHQLAMMRGNGDLRELQQLARTAIDPAPLHDFITIVDHDLGFALYRAVSDTKVALSSRDRVEFRFAREGIDIGATVTRDDFESWIADDIERLGATVDEALAKSGITARDVEKVFLTGGTSFVPAVQRLFAERFGEARLTSADQFESIAYGLALIGRTPDPDRWIFADAA